A window of the Proteus terrae subsp. cibarius genome harbors these coding sequences:
- the dkgA gene encoding 2,5-didehydrogluconate reductase DkgA, which translates to MDKPKLIKLSDGNTIPQLGLGVWKADNHQVVKAIHHALDTGYRLFDTAAIYHNEEGVGKALKQITVPRDELFITTKLWNNDQTHARGAVLESLQRLQLDYIDLYLMHWPVPSRELYVEAWKQMIILQKEGLVKSIGVCNFKEEHLERIITETGVTPVINQIEIHPLMQQAPLRAWNTTHNIVTESWSPLAQGGEGVFDQPIIQKLAEKYHKTPAQIVLRWHLDSGLVVIPKSVTPSRIEENFHIFDFKLEKEEVAEITVLEQKKRLGPDPDIFVDI; encoded by the coding sequence ATGGATAAACCTAAACTGATCAAATTATCTGATGGAAATACCATACCACAACTTGGTCTTGGTGTTTGGAAAGCAGATAATCATCAAGTTGTTAAAGCTATTCATCACGCACTTGATACAGGCTATCGCCTTTTTGATACCGCTGCGATTTATCATAATGAAGAAGGTGTGGGTAAAGCCTTAAAACAGATCACAGTTCCTCGTGATGAACTTTTTATCACAACAAAATTATGGAATAACGATCAGACTCATGCCCGTGGTGCCGTATTAGAAAGCCTCCAGCGTTTGCAACTTGATTATATTGATCTTTATTTAATGCATTGGCCAGTACCTTCACGAGAACTTTATGTTGAAGCTTGGAAGCAAATGATTATTTTGCAAAAAGAAGGATTAGTAAAAAGCATAGGTGTCTGTAATTTTAAAGAAGAGCATCTGGAACGGATCATTACTGAAACGGGTGTAACACCTGTTATTAATCAGATTGAAATTCATCCTTTGATGCAACAAGCTCCATTAAGAGCATGGAACACAACACATAATATTGTCACTGAATCCTGGAGCCCACTAGCACAAGGTGGCGAAGGTGTCTTTGATCAACCTATTATTCAAAAATTGGCTGAAAAATATCATAAAACTCCAGCACAAATTGTTTTACGCTGGCATTTAGATAGTGGACTTGTGGTTATTCCGAAATCAGTTACCCCTTCTCGTATTGAAGAAAACTTCCATATTTTTGATTTTAAATTAGAAAAAGAAGAAGTAGCTGAAATTACCGTTCTTGAGCAGAAAAAACGTTTAGGCCCTGATCCTGACATTTTTGTTGATATCTAA
- a CDS encoding iron-containing alcohol dehydrogenase, giving the protein MQNFTYYSPTRLHFGQGQIDKLRSEIGKNERILLTYGGGSIKRNGVLDQIYTALPGYQIHEFSGIEPNPSYETLMKAVSYARYHGITHLLAVGGGSVIDGTKFIAAAIPYHGEPWEIVTSRGKVVEKAIPLSCVLTLPATGTETNSFSVISKKQTMDKQSFASPHVYPHCAILDPTTTYSLPPRQTANGVVDAFIHILEQYLTYPVNARVQDEYAEGLLRILIDQGPKALTSPTDYDIRANIMWTASQALNGILGVGVPQDWATHALGHELTALHGLDHAQTLAIVLPALLNEKRQAKYGKLIQYAQKVWGINQGSDAFKIETAINETRKFFELMGLRTRLADFKIGEEDIPALVRKLEEHGQIALGEHQDITLEVSQRIYTAAL; this is encoded by the coding sequence ATGCAAAACTTTACTTATTACTCGCCCACTCGCCTTCATTTTGGTCAAGGACAAATAGATAAACTTCGTTCTGAAATTGGAAAAAATGAAAGAATTCTACTGACTTATGGCGGTGGCAGCATTAAGCGCAATGGCGTATTAGACCAGATTTATACGGCACTTCCAGGCTATCAAATTCATGAGTTTAGTGGCATTGAACCAAACCCATCTTATGAAACACTTATGAAAGCGGTTTCTTATGCCAGATATCACGGTATCACGCATTTATTAGCTGTGGGTGGCGGTTCCGTTATTGATGGCACAAAATTTATTGCAGCTGCGATACCTTATCATGGTGAACCTTGGGAAATCGTAACCAGTCGCGGTAAAGTGGTCGAAAAAGCAATACCGTTAAGCTGTGTATTAACACTTCCAGCAACAGGAACAGAAACCAACAGCTTCTCTGTTATCAGCAAAAAACAGACAATGGATAAACAAAGCTTTGCCAGCCCTCATGTTTACCCTCACTGCGCTATTTTAGATCCAACAACTACTTATTCTTTACCACCAAGACAAACTGCCAACGGTGTTGTTGATGCTTTTATTCATATATTAGAGCAATATCTCACTTATCCTGTGAATGCTCGTGTACAAGATGAATATGCAGAAGGCCTTTTACGTATTTTGATTGATCAAGGGCCAAAAGCGCTGACGTCACCTACAGACTATGATATCCGTGCTAATATAATGTGGACAGCATCACAAGCGCTAAATGGTATCCTTGGTGTTGGTGTTCCTCAAGATTGGGCTACGCATGCATTAGGTCACGAACTCACTGCTTTACACGGACTTGATCATGCACAAACTCTCGCCATCGTTTTACCTGCATTATTAAATGAAAAACGTCAGGCTAAATATGGCAAGTTAATCCAATATGCACAAAAAGTTTGGGGTATAAACCAAGGTTCAGATGCTTTTAAAATTGAAACTGCGATTAATGAAACTCGAAAATTCTTTGAATTAATGGGACTTAGAACTCGACTGGCTGATTTCAAAATTGGTGAAGAAGATATTCCTGCATTAGTGCGAAAGTTGGAAGAGCATGGACAAATTGCACTGGGTGAGCATCAAGATATCACCTTAGAAGTCAGTCAACGTATTTATACAGCGGCACTCTAA
- a CDS encoding class I SAM-dependent methyltransferase: MESHYLTLNQEHWDKQAAMENQWSKPVSDEEIIAAKQGDWKVHLTPSPVKNEWLADIKGKKILCLASAGGQQAPILAAAGGIVTVFDLSEGQLDKDCQLAQKHQLDLVTAQGDMADLTAFVDESFDIIFHPISNLYVPDVNPVWQECYRVLKKGGVLMASFYNPVVFVDDRDPQLRSQGLMRPIYRLPYSDQGSLPSDILQEKVARGDGLVFGHSLTDLIGGQLKAGFLLQDFVEDFAPHARFLVDSYIPTFLASKAIKL; the protein is encoded by the coding sequence ATGGAAAGTCATTATTTAACATTAAACCAAGAGCATTGGGATAAACAAGCCGCAATGGAAAATCAGTGGTCTAAGCCTGTGAGTGATGAAGAAATTATCGCTGCAAAGCAAGGTGACTGGAAAGTACATTTAACACCAAGTCCTGTAAAGAACGAATGGTTAGCGGATATTAAAGGTAAAAAAATACTCTGTTTAGCTTCTGCTGGTGGGCAACAAGCGCCTATCTTGGCGGCTGCGGGTGGCATTGTGACCGTGTTTGATTTATCAGAAGGTCAATTAGACAAAGATTGCCAATTGGCACAAAAGCATCAGCTAGATTTGGTAACAGCACAGGGTGATATGGCTGATTTAACCGCATTTGTTGATGAAAGTTTTGATATTATTTTTCACCCTATTTCAAATCTATATGTACCGGATGTAAATCCTGTTTGGCAAGAGTGTTACCGTGTTTTGAAAAAAGGCGGTGTGCTAATGGCGAGCTTTTATAATCCTGTTGTATTTGTTGATGATAGAGATCCGCAATTACGTTCACAGGGATTAATGAGGCCAATTTACCGCTTACCTTATAGCGATCAAGGCTCATTACCTTCGGATATTCTGCAAGAAAAAGTCGCAAGAGGTGATGGACTGGTCTTTGGACACTCTTTGACTGATCTTATTGGCGGGCAATTAAAAGCGGGTTTTTTATTGCAGGATTTTGTAGAAGATTTTGCTCCCCATGCTCGTTTCTTAGTTGATAGTTATATCCCAACGTTTCTTGCGTCAAAAGCCATTAAGCTTTAA
- a CDS encoding DedA family protein has protein sequence MGTLKEIIHALMQHDYMVLANPNVLWVIYIVLFVIIMLENGVLPAAFLPGDTLLILCGALIAKGVLHFFPTIIILGTAASIGSWLGFLQGRWLSDTKVVKRWMAQLPEQYHHKANDLFHRQGLYALLLGRFIGFVRTLLPTLAGLSELKQRRFQLFNWLSGFLWVGIIVSLGYVLNLIPFVQKHETLVMNILMTLPVLLLSAGLIGSIVMYIRHRKNSTSSK, from the coding sequence ATGGGTACATTAAAAGAGATAATTCACGCACTCATGCAACACGATTATATGGTGTTGGCTAATCCTAATGTGCTGTGGGTTATCTATATTGTTCTTTTTGTTATTATTATGCTGGAAAACGGGGTATTACCCGCCGCATTTTTACCAGGAGATACACTGCTTATTCTTTGCGGTGCCTTAATTGCAAAAGGTGTTTTACACTTTTTCCCGACTATCATTATATTAGGCACTGCCGCTAGTATTGGGAGTTGGCTCGGCTTTTTACAAGGTCGCTGGCTAAGTGATACGAAGGTAGTTAAACGTTGGATGGCTCAATTACCAGAGCAATATCACCATAAGGCAAATGATCTCTTCCATCGCCAAGGTTTATATGCGCTATTATTGGGTCGTTTTATTGGATTCGTACGTACATTATTACCTACCTTGGCAGGTTTATCTGAATTAAAGCAACGTCGCTTTCAACTATTTAACTGGTTAAGTGGCTTCTTATGGGTAGGGATTATTGTTTCTTTAGGTTATGTGCTAAACCTTATTCCATTTGTACAAAAGCATGAAACACTTGTCATGAATATCTTGATGACATTACCGGTATTGCTTTTAAGTGCAGGTTTAATTGGCTCGATTGTGATGTATATTCGCCATCGTAAAAATAGCACCAGCAGTAAGTAA
- the metC gene encoding cystathionine beta-lyase yields MTLKKQETSLLLSGRAKKYSQGAVNPIIQRTSSVIFDSVAQKREATKKRAKGTLFYGRRGTTTHFALQEALTELEQGAGCALFPSGAAAITQSILAFVEQGSHILVTGSAYDPTQNFCDQILRKFSVTTTYFDPLIGKEISQLLRPETKIVFLESPGSITMEIHDLQGIVNSVRQYNPEIIIMIDNTWAAGLLLKPLTLGVDISIQSATKYINGHSDGMLGFAVANERCWEQLRENTYLLGQCVDPDTAYMTARGLRTLPVRMKQHEQSALEVARWLKQHPLVDNVYHPALASCLGHEYFQRDFSGSNGLFSFSLKKILTPEEFAHFLDNFSLFKMAFSWGGFESLILGYQPNDIKAMRQYETQPTFTGTLFRIHIGLENVDDLIEDLEQAFLRIS; encoded by the coding sequence ATGACGCTAAAAAAACAAGAAACCTCACTCCTCCTTTCTGGTCGAGCTAAAAAATATTCTCAAGGCGCAGTAAACCCAATTATACAACGAACATCATCTGTTATTTTTGATTCCGTTGCACAAAAACGTGAAGCAACAAAAAAACGGGCTAAAGGTACGCTTTTTTATGGTCGCCGAGGCACAACTACCCATTTTGCCTTACAAGAAGCATTAACTGAATTAGAGCAAGGTGCTGGCTGCGCACTATTTCCTTCAGGTGCAGCGGCGATTACGCAATCTATACTCGCATTTGTTGAGCAAGGCTCTCATATTCTTGTTACAGGTTCTGCCTACGATCCAACACAAAATTTTTGTGATCAGATCTTACGTAAATTCTCAGTCACAACGACCTACTTTGATCCTTTAATCGGCAAAGAGATCAGCCAATTGCTACGTCCTGAAACAAAAATTGTTTTTCTTGAATCTCCAGGATCAATCACGATGGAAATTCACGACCTACAAGGAATAGTCAATTCAGTTCGCCAATATAACCCTGAAATCATTATTATGATTGATAACACTTGGGCGGCAGGACTACTGCTTAAACCACTGACATTAGGTGTCGACATTTCAATTCAATCTGCCACAAAATATATTAATGGTCACTCTGATGGCATGCTGGGTTTTGCTGTGGCTAATGAACGCTGTTGGGAGCAGTTACGAGAGAATACCTATTTATTAGGTCAATGTGTTGATCCTGATACGGCTTATATGACAGCAAGAGGATTAAGAACACTGCCTGTAAGAATGAAGCAACACGAACAAAGTGCATTAGAAGTCGCTCGCTGGTTAAAACAACATCCTTTAGTTGATAATGTTTATCACCCTGCATTAGCTTCTTGTCTAGGACATGAATATTTTCAACGTGATTTCTCAGGTAGTAACGGCTTATTTTCTTTTAGTTTAAAGAAAATCTTAACACCTGAAGAATTTGCGCATTTCTTAGATAACTTTTCATTATTTAAGATGGCATTTTCATGGGGAGGATTTGAATCTTTAATTTTAGGTTATCAACCTAATGATATTAAAGCGATGCGCCAATATGAAACTCAGCCAACATTTACCGGAACACTATTTCGCATTCATATTGGATTAGAAAATGTAGATGACCTTATTGAAGATCTAGAGCAGGCGTTTTTACGTATTTCTTAA
- the exbB gene encoding tonB-system energizer ExbB, with product MRNLTASILLAIGLTGSAFADTTPATPTEQPTTAAVSSTASTQGTATPATATSTTVSTAGNEVKAVGTETAKPEGENTPVTTADNSENVPLATENASSEVQPEMVAGGGFAEDLSVMGMYRNADLVVKSVMIGLLLASIVTWALFFAKGSYLISLRRRLRNETAQLVEAKSLNDALAISKKFGHKSATADFFNDAELERTYSQESKVASGIKERVEMRMERRVAAIIRELGRGNGYLATIGAISPFIGLFGTVWGIMNSFIGIAHSQTTNLAVVAPGIAEALLATAIGLIAAIPAVIIYNIFARMIAGYRGEIGDIATGVVTLVSRDLDIENSKAR from the coding sequence ATGCGTAATTTGACAGCTTCTATTCTATTGGCAATCGGTCTGACAGGCTCTGCTTTTGCGGATACGACTCCTGCCACACCAACTGAACAGCCAACTACTGCTGCCGTTTCTTCAACAGCTTCTACACAGGGAACAGCCACACCAGCAACTGCTACTTCTACTACAGTCTCAACAGCGGGTAATGAAGTGAAAGCTGTAGGCACTGAAACTGCTAAGCCAGAAGGTGAAAATACACCTGTAACAACGGCTGATAATTCAGAAAATGTCCCTTTAGCGACAGAAAATGCATCATCAGAGGTACAACCTGAAATGGTTGCTGGTGGTGGATTTGCTGAAGATTTATCTGTAATGGGTATGTACCGTAATGCAGACTTAGTCGTTAAGAGTGTCATGATTGGCTTACTGTTAGCCTCTATTGTCACTTGGGCACTATTTTTCGCGAAAGGAAGCTACTTGATTTCACTGCGTCGTCGCTTAAGAAATGAGACTGCTCAGTTAGTTGAAGCTAAATCACTTAATGATGCGTTAGCGATTAGCAAGAAATTTGGTCATAAAAGTGCAACCGCTGATTTTTTTAATGATGCAGAATTAGAGCGTACTTACTCTCAAGAAAGTAAAGTGGCTTCAGGTATTAAAGAGCGTGTTGAAATGCGGATGGAACGTCGCGTTGCAGCCATTATCCGTGAATTAGGTCGCGGTAATGGTTACTTAGCCACAATTGGTGCAATTTCTCCTTTTATCGGTCTTTTCGGTACAGTTTGGGGGATCATGAATAGCTTTATCGGTATTGCTCATTCTCAAACGACAAACCTTGCCGTTGTTGCTCCAGGTATTGCCGAAGCGCTATTAGCAACTGCAATTGGTCTGATTGCGGCAATTCCAGCGGTTATTATCTATAACATTTTTGCTCGTATGATAGCGGGTTATCGTGGTGAAATTGGTGATATCGCAACAGGTGTGGTGACATTAGTCAGCCGTGATTTAGATATCGAAAACAGCAAAGCAAGGTAA
- the exbD gene encoding TonB system transport protein ExbD, whose protein sequence is MAMRLGDDSGDDNELHDINVTPFIDVMLVLLIIFMVAAPLATVDIKVNLPASSAKPQPRPEKPVYLTIKSDKQIFIGEEMVTHETMANVLDTMTQANKETTIFFQADKTVDYETLMSAMDSLRKAGYLKVGLVGMETVSTGG, encoded by the coding sequence ATGGCAATGCGTCTTGGTGATGATTCAGGTGATGATAATGAATTGCATGATATCAATGTGACGCCTTTTATTGATGTCATGTTGGTTCTGCTCATTATCTTTATGGTGGCGGCACCTTTAGCTACTGTTGATATAAAAGTAAATTTACCCGCTTCAAGTGCAAAACCACAACCTCGCCCTGAAAAGCCTGTTTATTTAACAATTAAGTCAGATAAACAAATTTTCATTGGTGAAGAGATGGTCACTCATGAAACGATGGCGAATGTGTTAGATACCATGACACAAGCAAACAAAGAGACAACAATCTTTTTCCAAGCGGATAAAACGGTTGATTACGAAACATTAATGTCGGCCATGGATTCGCTAAGAAAAGCGGGTTATCTCAAAGTTGGACTCGTGGGAATGGAAACGGTCTCTACAGGCGGTTAA
- the hybO gene encoding hydrogenase 2 small subunit, with translation MALGNNVFSHHGINRRDFMKLCAALSATMGLSGKAAAEMSEAMASPERPPVIWIGAQECTGCTESLLRATHPTLENLVLDVIALEYHEVLSAAFGDQAEENKHNAMEKYKGKYVLVVDGSIPDKDGGVYCMVAGKPILEHIKEAAEGAAAIIAIGSCSAWGGVPATGGNPTGAKSLEAILPGKTVINIPGCPPNPHNFLATVAHIITFNKLPKLDSKNRPLFAYERLIHENCERRPHFDAGRFAKEFGDEGHRQGWCLYHLGCKGPETYGNCPTLEFCDVGGGIWPVGIGHPCYGCNEEGIGFTKGIFQLANVYQPTPKAQVPDVNAKEGGGVSYGAAGLLGAVVGAVAGVSVMAVRQLGRDKNATGASQEDKR, from the coding sequence ATGGCCTTGGGGAATAATGTTTTTTCCCATCATGGTATTAACCGACGCGATTTTATGAAATTGTGTGCTGCGCTGTCAGCTACCATGGGATTAAGCGGCAAAGCTGCCGCAGAAATGTCTGAAGCAATGGCATCACCTGAACGTCCACCCGTTATCTGGATTGGTGCTCAGGAGTGTACAGGGTGTACGGAGTCTTTATTACGAGCAACTCACCCGACTCTGGAAAACCTCGTTCTTGATGTTATCGCACTCGAATATCACGAAGTGCTTTCTGCAGCTTTTGGTGATCAAGCTGAAGAAAATAAACACAATGCGATGGAGAAATATAAAGGTAAGTACGTCCTCGTTGTTGACGGTTCAATCCCAGACAAAGATGGCGGTGTTTACTGTATGGTTGCAGGTAAACCAATTCTTGAGCATATCAAAGAAGCCGCTGAAGGGGCTGCTGCGATTATTGCGATTGGTTCATGTTCTGCATGGGGCGGTGTACCTGCTACTGGGGGTAACCCAACTGGCGCTAAATCACTGGAAGCTATTTTACCGGGTAAAACCGTTATCAATATTCCAGGATGTCCACCAAACCCACATAACTTCTTAGCAACTGTTGCACATATTATTACTTTCAACAAATTGCCTAAGTTAGATAGCAAAAACAGACCGCTTTTTGCTTATGAGCGTTTAATTCACGAAAACTGTGAACGTCGTCCTCATTTCGATGCGGGTCGTTTTGCTAAAGAATTTGGTGATGAAGGTCATCGTCAAGGCTGGTGTTTATACCATTTAGGCTGTAAAGGCCCTGAAACTTATGGTAACTGCCCAACATTAGAATTCTGCGATGTCGGTGGTGGGATCTGGCCTGTCGGTATCGGTCACCCTTGCTATGGTTGTAACGAAGAAGGTATTGGCTTTACTAAAGGTATTTTCCAATTAGCGAACGTTTACCAGCCAACACCAAAAGCACAAGTACCTGATGTTAATGCAAAAGAAGGTGGTGGTGTTTCTTATGGTGCTGCTGGCTTACTGGGTGCTGTCGTGGGTGCAGTTGCGGGTGTCAGTGTGATGGCTGTGCGTCAACTAGGCCGTGACAAGAATGCCACAGGAGCCTCACAGGAGGATAAACGGTGA
- the hybA gene encoding hydrogenase 2 operon protein HybA produces the protein MNRRHFFKLASGGVLLAGMAPTASHAAAQNRPPIPGSLGMLYDSTLCVGCQACVTKCQEINHPEPMERGDTYANGDPIWSNNDKLSPYTNNIIQIWRDGTGENKDQLENGYAFIKKQCMHCVDANCVSVCPVSALTKDPKTGIVHYHADICTGCRYCMVGCPYNIPKYDYDDPFGKLYKCELCNQKGVERLDKGLLPGCVEVCPTGAVIFGTREELLEEAKRRLAKKAGEEYHYPRQTISGGDTYLHKIPEYQDHIYGEFEGGGTQVMVLSAVPFDNLGMPEVAPLSTGARSEHIQHTLYKGMVLPIAALAGITYLVNRNSKKQEQEHHKEDNDVES, from the coding sequence GTGAATAGGCGTCATTTCTTTAAGCTGGCATCAGGTGGGGTTCTCCTTGCGGGAATGGCACCCACTGCGAGTCATGCTGCGGCGCAGAACCGTCCCCCAATTCCTGGGTCTCTCGGTATGCTCTACGACTCTACACTGTGTGTAGGCTGTCAAGCATGTGTCACAAAATGTCAGGAAATTAATCACCCGGAGCCAATGGAGCGTGGTGATACTTACGCTAATGGTGATCCGATTTGGTCAAACAATGACAAATTAAGTCCTTACACAAATAACATTATTCAAATTTGGCGTGATGGTACTGGTGAAAATAAAGACCAACTGGAAAACGGTTATGCCTTTATTAAGAAACAATGTATGCATTGTGTTGATGCAAACTGCGTTTCTGTTTGTCCTGTTTCTGCGTTAACCAAAGATCCAAAAACCGGTATTGTTCATTATCACGCGGATATCTGTACAGGTTGTCGTTACTGTATGGTGGGATGCCCTTATAACATTCCAAAATACGATTATGATGATCCATTTGGTAAGCTCTATAAATGTGAGCTTTGTAACCAAAAAGGTGTTGAGCGTTTAGATAAAGGCTTATTACCAGGCTGTGTTGAAGTTTGCCCTACTGGTGCAGTTATTTTCGGTACACGCGAAGAGTTGCTGGAAGAAGCAAAACGTCGTTTAGCGAAAAAAGCGGGTGAAGAATATCATTACCCACGACAAACCATTAGTGGTGGCGATACTTATCTACATAAAATTCCTGAATATCAAGATCATATCTATGGTGAGTTTGAAGGTGGCGGTACGCAAGTCATGGTACTTTCTGCGGTTCCTTTCGACAATTTAGGAATGCCAGAAGTGGCACCATTATCAACGGGTGCGCGTTCTGAACATATTCAACATACGCTTTATAAAGGCATGGTATTACCAATAGCAGCCCTTGCAGGGATCACCTATTTGGTTAACCGTAATAGTAAAAAACAAGAGCAGGAACACCACAAGGAGGATAACGATGTCGAGTCATGA
- the hybB gene encoding Ni/Fe-hydrogenase cytochrome b subunit, which translates to MSSHDPRPLGGKLFTLAVRVFLPLAVLGFILIGKRLVLGLGDVSDLNGGYPWGIWIAFDLLIGTGFACGGWALAWAVYVFNKGEFHPLVRPALLASLFGYSLGGLSIAIDIGRYWNMPHFFMPQYFNVNSVLFETATCMTIYIMVMALEFLPALLERLGWKVSLKRLNKAMFFIIGLGALLPTMHQSSMGSLMISAGWKVHPLWQSYEMLPLFSLLTAFLLGFTIVIFEGSLLKASRTMNDDETPLFTKLTRVIEVLLIAFLVCRWGEVIWNGKLSYIGNGDMFSWLFIAETALLLLPLILMHLNNNRRSPKMLFVCAVFILIGAAMWRMNYSLVAYNPGNGYHYFPTASELLISIGFVAFEVTAYILIIRLLPVLPAQTDSNIQLKKAEVKS; encoded by the coding sequence ATGTCGAGTCATGATCCTCGTCCACTTGGCGGTAAGTTATTTACTCTAGCAGTAAGAGTATTTTTACCGCTTGCTGTGCTCGGTTTTATTCTTATTGGTAAGCGTTTGGTATTAGGTCTGGGCGATGTCTCTGACCTGAATGGGGGATATCCTTGGGGTATTTGGATTGCCTTTGACTTATTGATAGGGACAGGCTTTGCATGTGGTGGTTGGGCACTTGCATGGGCTGTTTATGTCTTTAATAAAGGGGAATTTCACCCATTAGTGCGTCCTGCATTGTTAGCGAGCTTGTTCGGCTATTCATTAGGTGGTTTATCCATCGCTATTGATATTGGTCGTTATTGGAACATGCCTCACTTCTTTATGCCGCAATACTTTAACGTTAACTCAGTGTTGTTTGAAACAGCGACCTGTATGACCATCTATATTATGGTGATGGCATTAGAATTCTTACCTGCGCTATTAGAACGTTTAGGTTGGAAAGTGTCGTTGAAACGTCTTAATAAAGCGATGTTCTTTATTATTGGTCTTGGTGCTTTACTGCCAACCATGCACCAATCCTCAATGGGATCATTAATGATTTCAGCGGGTTGGAAAGTACATCCACTGTGGCAATCTTATGAGATGTTACCGCTGTTTTCTCTGTTAACTGCTTTCCTCCTCGGTTTTACTATCGTTATTTTTGAAGGCTCTTTGCTAAAAGCAAGTCGCACCATGAATGATGATGAAACACCACTGTTTACCAAGTTAACACGCGTGATTGAAGTGTTATTGATTGCGTTCTTGGTATGCCGTTGGGGCGAGGTTATTTGGAACGGTAAACTGAGTTATATCGGAAATGGAGATATGTTCTCGTGGTTATTCATTGCTGAAACTGCATTGTTATTGCTTCCTCTTATTTTGATGCATTTAAATAATAACCGCCGTAGTCCAAAAATGCTGTTTGTTTGTGCTGTATTTATCTTAATTGGCGCAGCAATGTGGCGTATGAACTACTCTTTAGTTGCTTACAATCCTGGCAATGGTTACCACTATTTCCCAACAGCAAGCGAATTGCTGATTTCTATTGGTTTCGTTGCATTTGAAGTAACTGCTTACATTCTTATTATCCGTTTATTGCCGGTTTTACCTGCACAAACAGATTCAAATATACAATTAAAAAAGGCTGAGGTTAAATCATGA